A genomic stretch from Dama dama isolate Ldn47 chromosome 10, ASM3311817v1, whole genome shotgun sequence includes:
- the CCZ1 gene encoding vacuolar fusion protein CCZ1 homolog, whose translation MAAAAAGAGAGAAQEKQFPPALLSFFIYNPRFGPREGEEENKILFYYPNEVEKNEKIRNVGLCEAIVQFTRTFSPSKPAKSLHTQKNRQFFNEPEENFWMVMVVRNPIIEKQSKDGKPVVEYQEEELLDKVYSSVLQQCYSMYKLFNGTFLRAMEDGGVKLLKERLEKFFHRYLQTLHLQSCDLLDIFGGISFFPLDKMTYLKIQSFINRVEESLSIVKYTAFLYNDQLIWSGLEQDDMRILYKYLTTSLFPRHIEPELAGRDSPIRAEMPGNLQHYGRFLTGPLNLNDPEAKCRFPKIFVNTDDTYEALHLIVYKAMSAAVCFMIDASIQPTLDFCRRLDSVVGPQLTVLASDICEQFNINKRVSGSEKEPQFKFIYFNHMNLAEKSTIHMRKTPSVSLTSVHPDLMKILGDINSDFTRVDEDEEIIVKAMSDYWVVGKKSDQRELYVILNQKNANLIEVNEEVKKLCATQFNNIFFLD comes from the exons ATGGCGGCAGCGGCGGCCGGGGCCGGAGCAGGAGCGGCCCAAGAGAAGCAGTTCCCGCCGGCGCTGCTGAGCTTCTTCATCTACAACCCGCGCTTCGGGCCGCGCGAGGGAGAG gaggaaaataaaattttgttttattatccaaatgaagtagaaaagaatgaaaaaattagaAACGTTGGATTATGTGAAGCTATTGTACAGTTTACAAG GACCTTTAGTCCATCAAAACCTGCAAAATCTTtacatacacagaagaacagacaGTTCTTCAACGAACCAGAAGAAAATTTCTGGATGGTCATG GTTGTTCGGAATCCTATCATTGAAAAGCAAAGTAAAGATGGAAAACCAGTTGTTGAATACCAAGAGGAGGAGTTGCTG GACAAGGTTTATAGTTCTGTGCTCCAGCAGTGCTACAGCATGTACAAG CTTTTTAATGGTACATTTCTGAGAGCCATGGAAGATGGAGGTGTCAAGCTCCTAAAAGAAAGATTAGAGAAATTCTTCCATCGA TATTTGCAAACATTACATTTGCAGTCCTGCGATCTACTTGACATATTTGGTGGGATCAGCTTCTTCCCATTGGATAAAATGACTTATTTGAAAATCCAGTCCTTTATTAACAGAGTGGAAGAAAGCCTGAGTATAGTCAAGTACACTGCCTTTCTCTATAATGATCAACTCATCTG GAGTGGATTAGAACAAGACGACATGAGAATTTTATACAAATACCTCACCacatctctgtttccaaggcataTCGAACCTGAG TTGGCGGGAAGGGATTCTCCAATAAGGGCAGAAATGCCAGGAAACCTCCAACACTATGGAAG ATTTCTCACTGGCCCCTTGAACCTTAATGATCCAGAAGCAAAATGCAGATTCCCCAAAATTTTTGTAAATACAGACGACACTTACGAAGCGCTGCACTTAATTGTCTATAAG GCGATGAGCGCAGCTGTGTGCTTTATGATTGATG CCTCCATTCAGCCCACACTGGATTTCTGCCGAAGACTGGACAGCGTTGTGGGGCCCCAGCTCACGGTGCTGGCATCTGACATCTGTGAGCAGTTTAACATCAACAAGAGAGTATCTGG GTCTGAAAAAGAACCCCAGTTTAAGTTTATCTACTTCAACCACATGAATTTAGCAGAAAAAAGTACAATTCACATGAGGAAGACACCCAGCGTGTCACTCACATCTGTCCATCCGGATCTGATGAAGATTCTGGGTGACATCAATAGTGATTTCACAAG AGTGGACGAGGATGAAGAAATCATCGTGAAAGCCATGAGTGATTACTGGGTTGTTGGGAAGAAGTCTGACCAGAGGGAGCTGTATGTTATTTTGAATCAAAAAAATGCAAACCTGATTGAAGTCAATG AAGAGGTCAAGAAGCTTTGTGCAACGCAATTCAATAACATATTCTTCCTGGACTGA